The following proteins come from a genomic window of Lolium rigidum isolate FL_2022 chromosome 5, APGP_CSIRO_Lrig_0.1, whole genome shotgun sequence:
- the LOC124652603 gene encoding ankyrin-3-like, translated as MAAAASSSSARRFPLLHETLLLSFKPRVFPDCLFEIDAKRTDPAAPIIVAAFEGDIPTIKRLAKQRKREGGSVEAVEGIKGSQSSRRLGALHVAAFAGKHKMCKFLIKDLRLDVNAAAEHGLSPLMCAIYGIAPKRIVELLLDRGANPNIENREGFTVLHVIATKKDPFFSDLFGIADILLSRGANVDSMSSEGTPLHIAAQCGNVEMMDVLLKYKANPNRVVRLFYAPLTLALFASSLKCVELLIKHITKHHLHNSVAGADVNAGSPATPLTLAATDGLADCIKCLLEAHADPNIPDEIGRMPVELAAIHGWKECVEILFPVTSRVARFADWSIDGIMQQCSDGNLHKSEEPAFKALGDAAFKRKDYTHASALYTKGMETDPKDSTLYAKRSLCWLRMGEKDKALDDANTCKCMILDVSNCCPEQGAALIPTEDYGQASEALISSLKLDSGSGLVGEVYGEEDK; from the exons atggccgccgccgcctcctcctcctccgcccggcgctTCCCCCTCCTCCATGAGACCCTCCTTCTGTCCTTCAAGCCGCGGGTCTTCCCCGACTGTTTGTTCGAGATCGACGCGAAGCGCACCGACCCGGCCGCGCCCATCATCGTGGCGGCGTTCGAGGGCGACATCCCCACGATTAAGA GGCTGGCGAAGCAGAGGAAAAGGGAGGGGGGAAgcgtggaggcggtggagggGATCAAGGGCTCCCAGAGCAGCAGGCGCCTCGGGGCGCTCCATGTGGCGGCCTTCGCCGGGAAGCACAAGATGTGCAAGTTCCTCATCAAGGATCTCCGCCTCGACGTCAACGCGGCCGCTGAGCATG GTTTATCTCCTCTGATGTGTGCAATATACGGTATTGCGCCTAAAAGAATTGTGGAGCTTCTACTTGATCGTGGTGCTAATCCAAACATAGAAAACAGGGAAGGGTTTACCGTGCTCCATGTTATTGCAACAAAGAAAG ATCCATTTTTTTCAGATCTCTTTGGGATAGCAGATATATTGTTATCCAGAGGGGCCAATGTTGACTCTATGAGCTCAGAAGGAACACCACTACATATTGCTGCTCAGTGTGGAAATGTGGAAATGATGGATGTACTGTTGAAGTATAAGGCAAAT CCTAACAGAGTTGTGCGACTATTCTATGCACCACTTACATTGGCTCTCTTCGCTTCTTCATTGAAATGTGTTGAACTACTTATTAAG CATATTACAAAACACCATCTTCACAATTCTGTG GCTGGTGCTGATGTCAATGCTGGTAGCCCTGCAACTCCATTAACATTAGCTGCAACGGATGGCTTAGCTGACTGCATCAAGTGCTTGTTGGAAGCTCATGCTGATCCCAATATTCCTGACGAA ATTGGTAGAATGCCAGTGGAATTAGCTGCAATCCATGGATGGAAGGAATGCGTTGAGATTCTCTTTCCTGTCACATCCCGTGTAGCTAGATTCGCAGACTGGAGCATTGATGGAATAATGCAACAGTGCTCAGAT GGTAATCTTCATAAAAGTGAGGAACCTGCTTTCAAAGCGCTAGGGGATGCTGCATTTAAGAGAAAGGATTATACTCATGCATCAGCTCTATACACCAAG GGAATGGAGACTGACCCTAAGGATTCAACCTTGTACGCAAAGAGGAGCCTTTGCTGGCTGCGTATGGGTGAGAAAGACAAAGCTTTGGATGATGCCAATACCTGCAAATGTATGATTCTTGATGTATCAAATTGCTGCCCTGAGCAAGGAGCAGCTCTAATACCGACGGAG GACtatggccaagcatctgaagctcTTATATCTAGCTTGAAGTTGGATTCTGGAAGCGGCCTGGTTGGTGAAGTATATGG GGAGGAGGATAAGTGA